One Lactobacillus sp. CBA3606 DNA segment encodes these proteins:
- a CDS encoding aspartate kinase has translation MKVIKFGGSSLANSTQLKKVLSIVKADDQRRYVIVSAPGKRFDGDTKVTDLLIQYARLTIHHQATTAIVQTIIDRYAEIGHGFNVPEAQLTPIFTTIKNLPNQPYADNTYLMAAFKAHGERLNAQLVAAVFQQTGLDARYLDPKDAGMVVTDVPDDAQFIASSYANLAKWAASEQILVIPGFFAYNRNGQICTFSRGGSDITGAIVARGVQADRYENFTDVDAIYAVNPKLVHQPAAISEMTFREMRELSYAGFSVFHDEALIPAIEGNITVNVKNTNHPEAPGTLIKSTRASNTTYPVTGIASSSSFCSLYLRKYLLNKEVGFGRKILTILEDHHVSYEHMPSGIDDLTIIFDEHQLTTALETELTAEIAAAVQPDELYFTHDYSILMLVGENMRNRVGIMSRAATALAQHAIKLIMVNQGASEISIMFGVHDRDADQAVIALYHEFFKA, from the coding sequence GTGAAAGTAATTAAATTTGGTGGCAGTTCCCTTGCCAACAGTACCCAACTGAAAAAAGTGCTGTCAATCGTCAAAGCTGATGACCAACGGCGTTATGTGATTGTTTCAGCCCCCGGTAAACGGTTTGACGGCGATACCAAAGTAACTGACTTGCTTATCCAATACGCGCGCTTGACGATTCATCACCAAGCCACGACCGCCATTGTCCAGACGATTATCGACCGCTACGCCGAAATTGGTCATGGATTTAACGTTCCGGAGGCACAATTGACCCCCATCTTCACGACCATTAAGAACCTGCCAAACCAACCTTACGCTGACAATACGTATTTAATGGCCGCCTTTAAGGCCCATGGTGAACGGCTTAATGCGCAATTAGTTGCCGCGGTGTTCCAACAAACGGGACTCGATGCCCGTTATTTAGATCCTAAAGACGCTGGGATGGTCGTCACCGACGTTCCTGATGATGCCCAGTTCATTGCTAGTAGCTATGCCAATTTGGCTAAATGGGCCGCTAGTGAACAGATTCTAGTCATTCCCGGCTTCTTCGCTTACAATCGCAACGGACAGATCTGTACGTTCTCACGGGGAGGCTCCGATATTACTGGCGCCATCGTTGCCCGTGGCGTACAGGCCGACCGTTATGAGAACTTTACGGATGTGGATGCCATCTATGCCGTTAATCCGAAGCTGGTTCACCAGCCAGCTGCCATTAGTGAGATGACGTTCCGTGAAATGCGGGAACTCTCCTACGCTGGCTTCTCGGTTTTTCATGACGAAGCTTTGATTCCAGCCATTGAAGGCAATATTACCGTTAATGTCAAGAATACCAATCATCCGGAAGCCCCGGGAACCCTAATTAAGTCTACCCGTGCCAGCAATACCACTTATCCGGTGACTGGGATTGCAAGTTCTTCGAGTTTTTGCTCATTATACTTGCGCAAATATCTTTTAAACAAAGAAGTTGGCTTTGGCCGCAAAATTCTAACGATTTTAGAAGACCACCACGTTAGTTATGAACATATGCCATCTGGGATTGATGACCTCACCATTATCTTCGACGAACATCAGCTAACGACGGCCCTAGAAACTGAATTAACGGCCGAGATTGCAGCGGCTGTGCAACCAGATGAGCTTTATTTCACCCATGACTATTCCATTCTAATGCTAGTTGGGGAAAATATGCGGAACCGAGTCGGCATCATGTCCCGCGCTGCGACAGCCCTAGCGCAGCATGCTATTAAATTAATTATGGTTAATCAAGGGGCCTCCGAAATTTCAATCATGTTCGGTGTCCATGACCGTGATGCCGACCAAGCAGTTATTGCCTTATATCATGAATTCTTTAAAGCTTAG